The following coding sequences are from one Streptococcus sp. NPS 308 window:
- the tig gene encoding trigger factor: protein MSVSFENKETNRGVLTFTISQDQIKPELDRVFNSVKKSLNVPGFRKGHLPRPIFDQKFGEESLYQDVMNALLPNAYEAAVKEAGLEVVAQPKIDVTSMEKGQDWVITAEVVTKPEVKLGDYKNLEVSVDVEKEVTDADVEERIERERNNLAELVIKEAAAENGDTVVIEFVGSIDGVEFDGGKGENFSLGLGSGQFIPGFEDQLVGHSAGETVDVIVTFPEDYQAEDLAGKEAKFVTTIHEVKAKEVPALDDELAKDIDEEVETLDELKEKYRKELTAAKEEAYKDAVEGAAIDKAVENAEIVELPEEMIHEEVHRSVNEFLGNLQRQGINPDMYFQITGTTQEDLHKQYEAEAESRTKTNLVIEAVAKAEGFDASEEEIQKEIEQLAADYNMEVAQVQNLLSADMLKHDITIKKAVELITSTATVK from the coding sequence ATGTCTGTATCATTTGAAAACAAAGAAACAAACCGTGGTGTCTTGACTTTCACTATCTCTCAAGACCAAATCAAACCAGAATTGGACCGTGTCTTCAACTCAGTAAAGAAATCTCTTAACGTTCCAGGTTTCCGTAAAGGTCACCTTCCACGTCCTATCTTCGACCAAAAATTTGGTGAAGAGTCACTTTACCAAGACGTTATGAACGCTCTTTTGCCAAACGCTTATGAAGCTGCAGTAAAAGAAGCTGGTCTTGAAGTCGTTGCACAACCAAAAATTGACGTAACTTCAATGGAAAAAGGTCAAGACTGGGTTATCACAGCTGAAGTCGTGACAAAACCTGAAGTTAAATTGGGTGACTACAAAAACCTTGAAGTATCAGTAGATGTAGAAAAAGAAGTAACAGACGCTGACGTTGAAGAGCGTATCGAACGCGAACGCAACAACTTGGCTGAATTGGTTATCAAGGAAGCTGCTGCTGAAAATGGTGACACTGTTGTCATTGAATTTGTTGGTTCTATCGACGGTGTTGAGTTCGACGGCGGAAAAGGTGAAAACTTCTCACTTGGACTTGGTTCAGGTCAATTCATTCCTGGATTTGAAGACCAATTGGTAGGTCATTCAGCTGGTGAAACTGTTGATGTTATCGTAACATTCCCAGAAGATTACCAAGCAGAAGACCTTGCAGGTAAAGAAGCTAAATTCGTAACAACTATCCACGAAGTTAAAGCTAAAGAAGTTCCAGCTCTTGACGATGAACTTGCAAAAGACATCGACGAAGAAGTGGAAACTCTTGACGAATTGAAAGAAAAATACCGCAAAGAATTGACTGCTGCAAAAGAAGAAGCATACAAAGATGCAGTAGAAGGTGCAGCAATCGATAAAGCTGTAGAAAACGCTGAAATCGTAGAACTTCCAGAAGAAATGATCCACGAAGAAGTTCACCGTTCAGTAAATGAATTCCTTGGAAACTTGCAACGCCAAGGGATCAACCCTGACATGTACTTCCAAATCACTGGAACTACTCAAGAAGACCTTCACAAACAATACGAAGCAGAAGCTGAGTCACGTACCAAGACTAACCTTGTTATCGAAGCAGTTGCCAAAGCTGAAGGATTTGACGCTTCAGAAGAAGAAATCCAAAAAGAAATCGAGCAATTGGCAGCAGACTACAACATGGAAGTGGCCCAAGTTCAAAACTTGCTTTCAGCTGACATGTTGAAACACGATATCACTATCAAAAAAGCTGTTGAATTGATCACAAGCACAGCAACTGTAAAATAA
- a CDS encoding DNA alkylation repair protein codes for MNLTDLLVELEAGKDPEKAGPMEAYMRHQFPFLGIAGPERNSLYKKYFPEAKKTKIIDWDFVDTCWEKEPREYQYVAANYLKAMQSYLTKDDLPKLERLVVTKSWWDTVDILDRVVGSLVYDKPELGEIILQWSLSDNIWLRRVAINHQLLRKEKTNVQLMEKILLNNLDQTEFFINKAIGWALRDYSKTNPEWVASFIEKNRERMAELSIREASKYL; via the coding sequence ATGAATCTTACAGATTTACTTGTGGAGCTAGAAGCGGGAAAAGACCCTGAGAAAGCAGGCCCAATGGAAGCCTATATGCGCCATCAATTTCCCTTTCTAGGCATTGCAGGTCCTGAAAGAAATTCACTCTATAAAAAGTATTTTCCAGAAGCGAAAAAAACAAAGATTATCGATTGGGATTTTGTAGACACTTGCTGGGAAAAGGAGCCTAGAGAATACCAATATGTGGCTGCCAACTATTTGAAAGCCATGCAGTCTTATCTAACGAAGGACGATTTGCCTAAGCTTGAGCGCCTGGTTGTGACCAAGTCATGGTGGGATACGGTAGATATTCTAGACCGAGTAGTAGGAAGTTTGGTATATGACAAGCCAGAACTGGGAGAAATCATCCTCCAATGGAGTTTATCAGATAATATCTGGCTGAGACGAGTCGCTATTAACCACCAGTTGTTAAGGAAAGAGAAAACAAATGTCCAACTGATGGAAAAAATCCTGCTCAACAATCTGGACCAGACAGAATTTTTTATCAACAAAGCCATCGGCTGGGCTCTAAGAGACTACTCTAAAACCAATCCGGAATGGGTAGCAAGCTTCATCGAAAAAAACAGGGAAAGAATGGCTGAACTCAGTATCAGGGAAGCAAGCAAGTACCTTTAG
- a CDS encoding sensor histidine kinase, whose amino-acid sequence MKKQSYLLIGLTSLLFILFLTNSLLDIFELDWSYLLQDIEKTEKLIFLVLVFSLSMSFFFVLFWRVMEEISRRKMQINLKRLLAGKEVVSFADPDLDASFKSLSGKLNLLTEAVQKAENQSLVKEEALIEKERKRIARDLHDTVSQELFAAHMILSGVSQQALKLDREKMQTQLQSVAAILETAQKDLRVLLLHLRPVELEEKSLVEGIQILLKELEDKSDLKVSFKQNVSKLPKKIEEHIFRILQELISNTLRHAQASCLDVYLYQTDVELQLKVVDNGIGFQLGSLDDLSYGLRNIKERVEDMAGTVQLLTAPKQGLAVDIRIPLLDKES is encoded by the coding sequence ATGAAAAAGCAATCCTATCTATTAATCGGACTGACTTCTCTCCTTTTTATCCTCTTTTTAACCAATAGTCTGCTTGATATTTTTGAACTAGACTGGTCCTATTTGCTACAGGATATCGAGAAAACAGAAAAGTTAATCTTCTTAGTCTTGGTCTTTAGCCTTTCCATGTCCTTCTTTTTTGTCCTCTTTTGGCGCGTGATGGAAGAAATTTCTCGCAGAAAAATGCAGATCAATCTCAAGCGACTGCTAGCAGGAAAAGAGGTGGTTTCTTTTGCAGATCCAGACTTGGATGCCAGTTTCAAGTCCTTATCTGGCAAGCTCAATCTCTTGACAGAAGCTGTTCAAAAGGCTGAAAATCAAAGCCTGGTCAAGGAAGAAGCACTTATCGAGAAAGAACGGAAGCGGATTGCACGTGACTTGCACGATACAGTTAGTCAGGAGTTGTTTGCAGCCCATATGATTTTATCAGGTGTCAGCCAGCAGGCTTTGAAGCTGGATAGAGAAAAGATGCAGACCCAGTTGCAAAGTGTTGCGGCCATCCTAGAGACTGCTCAGAAAGATCTACGGGTCTTGCTCCTACATTTGCGACCAGTTGAGTTGGAAGAGAAGAGTTTGGTTGAGGGGATTCAAATCCTCTTAAAAGAGCTTGAGGACAAGAGCGATCTCAAGGTCAGTTTCAAGCAGAATGTGTCTAAATTGCCTAAGAAAATCGAAGAACATATCTTCCGTATTTTGCAGGAGTTGATTAGCAATACCCTCCGCCATGCCCAGGCATCTTGCCTAGATGTCTATCTCTATCAGACAGATGTTGAATTGCAGCTGAAGGTGGTGGATAATGGGATTGGTTTCCAGTTGGGGAGTTTAGACGACTTGAGTTATGGACTGCGAAATATTAAGGAGCGGGTCGAAGATATGGCAGGAACGGTTCAACTCTTGACAGCTCCAAAGCAAGGACTAGCGGTCGATATCCGTATTCCCCTGCTAGACAAGGAATCATAA
- the recD2 gene encoding SF1B family DNA helicase RecD2, whose product MEVYFSGTIERIIFENISNFYRILLLDIEDTNAEDFDDFEIIVTGTMADVIEGEDYTFWGQIVQHSKYGEQLQISRYERAKPTSKGLVKYFSSSHFKGIGLKTAQKIVDTYGENTIDEILEHPEKLESIAGLSAKNREAFVSTLRLNYGTEMVLAKLANYGIPNKLAFQIQDFYKEETLDIVENYPYQLVEDIKGLGFTIADQLAAELGIESQAPERFRAGLVHSLFQGCMDTGNTYMEARDLLEQTLTLLESSRPVELNPSQVAQELSHLIEEDKVQQIDTKIFDNSLFFAEEGIRSHLVRILEKGKQKSQDLESIHKHISTVEQELGIQYDSIQKQAICDAIQNKVFILTGGPGTGKTTVINGIIAVYALLEGLDFKKKSNLPILLAAPTGRAARRMNELTGLPSATIHRHLGMTGDDDTSHLEDYLDADFIIVDEFSMVDTWLANQLFSNISSNSKILIVGDSDQLPSVSPGQVLADLLQIALIPQTRLERIYRQSEESTIVTLASQIRQGILPADFTQKKADRSYFEIASGHIPATIEKILGAALRSGILARDIQVLAPMYRGTAGIDAINQLMQDLLNPQQKGQVSFEATQCHYRTGDKVIHLVNDAEVNVFNGDLGYITDLIPGKYTESKQDEIVIDFDGNEVIYPRNEWYKIRLAYAMSIHKSQGSEFPVVILPITSASKRMLERNLIYTAITRAKSKLILLGELQAFDYAVKHIGTARKTYLIERFSDLIETNIEESKQAFSETATASDSEQSCILTEENWSSIPAMIGITDADLKEIFGK is encoded by the coding sequence ATGGAAGTTTATTTTTCAGGCACCATTGAACGCATTATTTTTGAAAATATCAGTAATTTCTATCGCATCCTCCTCCTAGATATCGAAGATACCAATGCGGAGGACTTTGACGATTTTGAAATCATCGTTACAGGAACCATGGCGGACGTGATTGAGGGCGAAGACTATACTTTTTGGGGGCAAATCGTTCAGCACTCCAAGTATGGGGAACAGCTACAAATCAGTCGTTATGAGCGAGCAAAACCCACTAGTAAGGGTCTAGTCAAGTACTTTTCTAGCAGCCATTTCAAGGGAATCGGTCTCAAGACTGCCCAGAAAATTGTTGATACCTATGGTGAAAACACTATCGACGAAATTCTGGAGCATCCTGAAAAGCTGGAAAGTATTGCTGGACTCTCTGCAAAAAACCGTGAGGCTTTTGTTTCCACCCTCCGTCTCAACTATGGGACAGAAATGGTCTTGGCTAAACTTGCCAACTACGGCATTCCCAATAAACTGGCCTTTCAGATTCAAGACTTTTACAAGGAAGAAACGCTGGATATTGTCGAAAACTATCCCTACCAACTGGTTGAAGATATCAAGGGCTTGGGTTTTACCATTGCTGACCAATTAGCCGCCGAACTAGGCATCGAAAGTCAAGCCCCTGAACGCTTCCGTGCTGGCCTTGTCCATAGTCTCTTTCAAGGTTGTATGGATACGGGCAATACCTATATGGAGGCCCGTGATTTACTGGAACAGACACTTACCCTCCTCGAGTCTTCCCGTCCCGTGGAACTGAACCCCAGCCAAGTCGCTCAGGAATTATCTCATCTGATTGAAGAAGACAAGGTTCAGCAGATTGATACCAAAATCTTTGATAACAGCCTCTTTTTTGCTGAGGAAGGTATTCGCAGTCACTTGGTTCGTATCCTTGAAAAAGGAAAACAGAAGAGCCAAGATCTAGAAAGCATTCACAAGCATATCTCTACTGTCGAGCAAGAACTGGGGATTCAGTACGATAGCATTCAAAAGCAGGCTATCTGTGACGCTATCCAGAACAAGGTCTTTATCCTGACAGGTGGACCTGGTACTGGTAAGACGACTGTTATCAATGGTATTATCGCTGTTTATGCCCTCTTAGAAGGACTCGATTTCAAGAAGAAAAGTAACTTACCTATTCTTCTCGCTGCCCCAACTGGTCGAGCGGCTCGGCGCATGAATGAATTGACAGGATTGCCAAGCGCGACCATACACCGCCATTTGGGAATGACGGGAGACGATGATACCAGCCATCTGGAAGATTATCTAGATGCCGACTTTATCATTGTAGATGAGTTTTCCATGGTGGATACTTGGTTAGCCAACCAGCTCTTCTCCAACATTTCTTCTAACAGTAAAATCCTCATTGTGGGTGATAGCGACCAGCTACCTTCTGTCAGTCCTGGCCAAGTTCTGGCCGACCTGCTCCAGATTGCACTGATTCCCCAGACTCGCTTAGAACGGATTTATCGTCAGAGCGAAGAATCAACCATCGTCACATTGGCAAGTCAGATTCGACAAGGCATCTTGCCAGCCGACTTTACCCAGAAAAAAGCAGACCGCTCCTACTTTGAAATCGCTAGTGGCCATATCCCAGCTACCATTGAGAAAATTCTTGGCGCTGCCCTCAGAAGTGGTATTTTGGCTCGCGATATTCAGGTGCTAGCGCCTATGTATCGAGGAACTGCTGGTATCGACGCCATCAACCAACTCATGCAAGACCTGCTCAATCCTCAGCAAAAGGGGCAAGTGAGCTTTGAAGCAACTCAGTGTCACTATCGAACAGGGGACAAGGTTATTCACCTAGTCAACGACGCTGAAGTCAATGTCTTTAATGGAGACCTAGGCTACATCACAGACCTGATTCCTGGAAAATACACCGAGTCCAAACAAGACGAGATTGTCATTGATTTTGATGGCAACGAGGTCATCTATCCACGCAATGAATGGTACAAGATCCGCCTGGCTTATGCCATGAGTATTCATAAGTCGCAGGGGAGTGAGTTTCCCGTTGTCATCCTGCCCATCACCAGTGCTAGCAAGCGCATGCTGGAGCGGAATCTCATCTACACAGCTATCACACGGGCCAAGAGCAAGCTCATCCTTCTTGGCGAGTTACAGGCCTTTGACTATGCAGTCAAGCATATCGGGACTGCTCGCAAGACCTATCTGATTGAACGCTTCAGTGATTTAATTGAAACTAATATTGAAGAAAGTAAACAAGCCTTCTCTGAAACTGCCACAGCAAGTGACTCTGAACAATCCTGCATCCTCACCGAGGAAAACTGGTCTAGCATCCCAGCCATGATTGGGATTACAGATGCAGACTTAAAAGAGATTTTTGGAAAATAG
- a CDS encoding response regulator transcription factor, which translates to MKILLVDDHEMVRLGLKSYFDLQDDVEVVGEAANGSQGIDLALKLRPDVIVMDIVMPEMNGIDATLAILKEWPEAKILIVTSYLDNEKIMPVLNAGAKGYMLKTSSADELLHAVRKVASGELAIEQEVSKKVEYHRNHIELHEDLTARERDVLQLIAKGYENQRIADELFISLKTVKTHVSNILAKLEVSDRTQAAVYAFQHHLVGQEDF; encoded by the coding sequence ATGAAAATTTTACTGGTAGATGACCATGAAATGGTTCGATTGGGCTTGAAAAGCTATTTTGATCTCCAAGACGATGTGGAAGTTGTGGGCGAGGCTGCCAATGGGTCTCAAGGCATTGACTTGGCCTTGAAATTGCGTCCAGATGTCATTGTCATGGATATTGTCATGCCTGAGATGAATGGGATTGATGCTACCTTGGCCATCCTCAAAGAATGGCCTGAAGCCAAGATTTTGATTGTGACCTCTTACCTAGACAATGAAAAAATCATGCCGGTCTTGAACGCGGGTGCTAAAGGCTATATGCTCAAGACTTCAAGTGCAGACGAACTGCTCCACGCTGTTCGAAAGGTTGCTTCTGGAGAGCTTGCTATTGAACAAGAGGTCAGCAAAAAGGTCGAATACCACCGCAATCATATAGAGCTTCATGAGGATCTGACTGCGCGTGAGCGAGATGTGCTCCAACTCATCGCCAAGGGCTACGAAAATCAGCGCATTGCAGATGAACTCTTTATCTCCCTAAAGACGGTGAAGACCCATGTATCCAACATCCTAGCCAAGCTTGAGGTCAGCGATCGCACTCAGGCTGCAGTCTATGCCTTTCAGCACCACTTGGTAGGGCAGGAGGATTTTTAG